In Candida dubliniensis CD36 chromosome 6, complete sequence, the following are encoded in one genomic region:
- a CDS encoding cytoplasmic isoleucine-tRNA synthetase, putative (Similar to S. cerevisiae ILS1;~In S. cerevisiae: putative orthologue is a cytoplasmic isoleucine-tRNA synthetase, target of the G1-specific inhibitor reveromycin A;~In C. albicans: putative orthologue is up-regulated along with other tRNA synthetases during early (30 mins to 3 h) infection of mice and is inhibited by Icofungipen), with amino-acid sequence MESGPPDNATATFFGTVPPNNLSSDFRNTTLPIAILCVPLSDEDESRSCGLTICVTTKPEKKKKKKKNKQKIFPSISHLSNYTNMSSNNTPQGVFSFPKEEEAVIKHWDEVNAFQRTLELTEDLPPFAFFDGPPFATGTPHYGHILASTVKDIIPRYATMNGYHVERRFGWDTHGLPVEHEIDKKLNITSKEDVYAMGIDKYNAECRAIVMRYADEWRRTIKRLGRWIDMDNDYKTLYPEFMESVWWAFKELFNKDAVYRGLRVMPYSTACTTPLSNFEAQQNYKDVNDPALTISFPLLDDEDTCLVAWTTTPWTLPANLALAVNPKFEYVKIFDEEKKKNFILLESLISTLYKKPKSAKFKVVEKILGKDLVGLKYKPLFNYFYEDFKDTGFRVIPADYVTNDSGTGIVHQAPSYGEEDFNSTKAAGVITEKKLPISIVDDSGRMESNVPEFAGMYFKDADKAIIKKLSEEGRILVNTQVKHSYPFCWRSDTPLMYRTVPAWFVRIGEVIPEMLDNVEKTNWVPSNIKDKRFSNWIANARDWNISRNRYWGTPIPLWVSDDFEEMVCVGSIQELRDLSGRDDITDIHRESIDSITIPSKKGKGQLKRIEEVFDCWFESGSMPYASKHYPFENEKKFLDAFPANFISEGLDQTRGWFYTLTVLGTHLFKTAPYQNVIVTGIVLAADGKKMSKRLKNYPDPTLVLEKYGADALRLYLINSPVLRAETLKFKEEGVKEIVSSVLLPWYNSYKFLKDAADLFKKDNGKDFVYDGSLHSTNVMDRWLLASIQSLIKFIHEEMTGYRLYTVVPRLLHFIDDLTNWYIRFNRRRIKGYAADDVEDTQKGLNTLAEALLTLSRAMAPFTPYLADGIYQRIKVYFKQEDLEKFAINSKNVDLRSVHFLSYPSVRQELFDEKIEIAVARMQKVIDMARNIREKKMISLKTPLSELVVLSADADLLKDIDSLKGYISDELNVRNVVITSDEAKYCVEYSCVADWPVLGKKLKSDAKKVKAALPKVSSEEVQRFAECGRITVDGIDLVTEDLQVQRGLPASKAEEGQEFRSHQDVLIILDVNLHPELESEGLARELINRIQRLRKKAGLNTTDDVQVQYHVVKDTIDLPKVIKDNEELLLKSTKYPIEELKDAQDSANIITDEEQTINDTVFNLRLLKI; translated from the coding sequence ATGGAGTCTGGACCACCCGACAACGCAACAGCTACCTTTTTCGGTACTGTTCCACCTAACAACTTGTCAAGCGACTTCCGAAATACCACATTACCTATAGCCATCCTATGTGTGCCATTGAGTGATGAAGACGAGAGCAGGTCGTGTGGTCTCACGATATGTGTCACAACGAAacctgaaaaaaaaaaaaaaaaaaaaaaaaataagcagaaaatttttccatCTATTAGTCATCTATCCAACTATACAAACATGTCAAGCAACAATACCCCTCAAGGTGTTTTTAGTTTCCCcaaggaagaagaagcagtTATCAAACACTGGGACGAGGTCAATGCTTTTCAAAGAACTTTAGAGTTAACCGAAGACTTGCCGCCATTTGCATTTTTTGATGGACCACCATTTGCCACAGGTACACCTCATTACGGGCACATCTTGGCCTCTACAGTCAAGGATATTATCCCACGTTATGCCACGATGAACGGGTATCATGTGGAGAGAAGATTTGGTTGGGATACCCATGGTTTGCCAGTAGAACACGAAATCGACAAAAAGTTAAACATCACCTCCAAAGAAGACGTCTATGCCATGGGTATTGACAAGTACAATGCCGAGTGTCGTGCCATTGTCATGAGATACGCCGACGAATGGCGTAGAACAATCAAGAGATTGGGGAGATGGATTGATATGGACAATGATTACAAAACCTTGTACCCGGAATTTATGGAATCCGTGTGGTGGGCATTCAAGGAATTGTTCAACAAGGATGCCGTTTATAGAGGTTTACGAGTTATGCCATACTCCACTGCTTGTACCACCCCCTTATCTAACTTTGAAGCCCAACAAAACTATAAAGATGTTAACGACCCAGCACTTACTATTTCCTTCCCATTgcttgatgatgaagatactTGTTTGGTTGCTTGGACCACCACGCCTTGGACTTTGCCAGCAAATCTTGCATTAGCAGTTAATCCAAAGTTTGAGTATGTAAAGATTTTTGacgaagaaaaaaagaaaaactttATTCTTTTGGAAAGTTTGATCAGCACTTTGTACAAGAAACCTAAATCTGCCAAGTTCAAGGTGGTTGAGAAAATCTTAGGTAAAGACTTGGTTGGACTCAAATACAAGCCATTGTTTAACTATTTCTATGAGGATTTCAAGGATACCGGGTTTAGAGTTATTCCTGCCGACTATGTCACCAACGATTCTGGTACTGGTATTGTTCATCAAGCCCCATCATATGGTGAAGAAGATTTCAATAGTACCAAAGCAGCAGGAGTTATTACTGAGAAAAAGTTACCGATAAGCATTGTTGATGACTCAGGGAGAATGGAATCCAATGTTCCTGAGTTTGCCGGTATGTACTTTAAGGATGCTGACAAAGCcattatcaagaaattaCTGGAAGAAGGTAGAATCTTGGTCAACACCCAAGTGAAGCACTCGTACCCATTCTGCTGGAGATCCGATACCCCATTGATGTACAGAACCGTCCCTGCATGGTTTGTTAGAATTGGTGAAGTCATTCCTGAAATGTTGGACAATGTCGAAAAGACCAACTGGGTTCCTTCCAACATTAAAGATAAAAGATTCTCCAATTGGATTGCCAATGCCAGAGACTGGAACATTTCCAGAAATAGATACTGGGGTACACCAATTCCATTATGGGTCTCTGACgattttgaagaaatggTTTGTGTTGGTTCGATCCAGGAATTGAGAGACTTGTCTGGCCGCGACGACATTACTGATATTCATCGTGAAAGTATCGATTCCATCACCATTCCATCGAAAAAGGGTAAGGgtcaattgaaaagaattgaagaagTTTTTGATTGCTGGTTTGAATCCGGTTCCATGCCATATGCATCCAAACATTATCCATTTGAAAACGAAAAGAAGTTTTTGGATGCATTCCCAGCAAATTTCATTTCCGAAGGTTTGGATCAAACCAGAGGTTGGTTTTACACATTGACTGTATTGGGTACTCATTTGTTCAAAACTGCACCATATCAGAACGTTATTGTCACTGGTATTGTGTTGGCAGCCGATGGTAAAAAGATGTCGAAACGTTTAAAGAACTACCCAGACCCAACTTTGGTGTTGGAAAAATACGGTGCTGATGCATTGAGATTGTACTTGATTAATTCTCCTGTGTTGAGAGCTGAAACATTAAAGTTTAAAGAAGAAGGGGTGAAGGAAATCGTTTCTAGTGTGTTGTTGCCATGGTACAACTCATACAAGTTCTTAAAGGATGCTGCTGATCTTTTCAAGAAGGATAATGGCAAAGACTTTGTTTATGACGGCAGTTTACATTCGACCAATGTTATGGATAGATGGTTATTAGCGTCAATCCAATCTTTGATCAAGTTTATTCACGAAGAGATGACTGGGTACAGATTGTATACTGTTGTTCCTAGATTGTTGCATTTCATTGACGACTTGACCAACTGGTACATTAGATTCAACCGTCGTAGAATCAAGGGTTATGCTGCTGATGACGTTGAAGACACCCAAAAGGGTCTTAATACATTGGCAGAAGCTTTGTTGACCTTGTCTAGAGCAATGGCCCCTTTCACTCCATACTTGGCTGATGGAATTTACCAAAGAATTAAAGTGTACTTTAAGCAAGAAGATTTGGAAAAGTTTGCTATCAACTCCAAGAACGTTGACTTGAGATCAGTGCATTTCTTGAGCTACCCATCAGTGAGACAAGAGTTGTTTGATGAAAAGATCGAGATTGCTGTCGCAAGAATGCAAAAGGTTATTGACATGGCCAGAAACATCAGAGAAAAGAAGATGATTTCATTAAAGACTCCATTGAGCGAGTTGGTAGTTTTGAGTGCAGATGCCGATTTGTTGAAAGATATTGATTCTTTGAAAGGATACATTAGCGATGAGTTGAACGTGAGAAATGTCGTCATCACCTCCGATGAAGCCAAGTACTGCGTTGAATACTCGTGTGTTGCTGATTGGCCAGTGTTGGGTAAAAAGTTAAAGTCAGACGCCAAAAAAGTCAAAGCAGCATTGCCCAAGGTTTCTTCTGAAGAAGTACAAAGATTTGCTGAATGTGGTAGAATCACTGTCGATGGTATCGACTTGGTCACTGAAGATTTGCAAGTGCAAAGAGGCTTGCCTGCTTCTAAAGCTGAAGAAGGCCAAGAGTTTAGATCTCACCAGGATgtgttgattattttggATGTCAATTTGCACCCTGAATTAGAAAGTGAAGGTTTGGCAAGAGAGTTGATTAACCGTATCCAAAGATTGCGTAAAAAGGCTGGTTTGAACACAACTGATGATGTTCAAGTTCAATACCATGTGGTCAAAGATACCATCGACTTGCCAAAGGTTATCAAGGACAATGAagagttgttgttgaaatctACAAAGTATCCAATTGAGGAATTAAAGGATGCACAGGATCTGGCTAACATCATCACCGATGAAGAGCAGACCATTAACGATACAGTGTTTAATTTGCGTTTATTAAAGATTTAG
- a CDS encoding TATA binding protein-associated factor, putative (Similar to S. cerevisiae TAF2;~In S. cerevisiae: TFIID subunit (150 kDa), involved in RNA polymerase II transcription initiation), with translation MPSASNHGTPRMVNTPLSRHISTKKVVNYQSFRVAHQRVNIDIDLASNSIDGFTELTVIPTSNKLKVIKLDCREMEIKDVLINGSRSLNYVHDDMLYINDGEDSEVMDLYSDAISVHQHHFIRSKLDYIFKHDEECNTQELKILLPDNMKFELTDINSIQTPGGTATPSHLKSKGTGSEYYYTPIQLKVVYKVKNPQNGVNFVTNEDIEKKLWHAYTTNSNYNVSTSSWVPCIDDLSSRCTWSLEVNVPRTLKDIGNPRMIGSKEAVQYQRSKRSGDESDGEEEDGNYDIVVACGDFNNVKETPHPIDMSKKVVSWSIFNPVCAHHVGWAVGCFESFVVFTGPKEEDEEDTELRGDDVNNAVTIYSHPEDVEWAKNTTVITNKAMDFFSKEYGSFPFSSYAIVFVRYSVCQTSNFAGLSVMSSKLLYPPNMIEPMFSVTDVILKSIATQWAGINISPQTFNDMWCTIGIAGFMAISFIKKLMGANEFRYRLRKQMDKVVAEDVGRHAIATPKLKYPVCEVDMEFVWLKSPIVLFILDNRMTKTDKSFGLSRVLPKLFLQAMSGSLPNGTLSTEHFRYVCEKVNRNKLDGFFKQWVFGAGAPIFRISQRFNKKKGMIEMNIRQVQHYERKPRKLDSCGFIDDAIAYLDEETVPPQQHVFTGPMTIRVHESDGSPYEHIVELKEANTKLDIQYNSKFRKIKKKDEGVDPGIAFNQFGDVLVSAAEMQEWNLRDWDKRDEESLSSEPFEWIRGDVDFEWIARIDIKQPDFMFGSQLVYDRDIEAQLEAVRYFGELEKTNVTYCTALTRTLMDERYFYGVRIAAAQALADCCSEANNFIGLEYLLKAFGELYCFDGSFIPKSNDFSDFRGFMLQRAFPKILCGIKDNDGRVPKRVQELLLNLVKYNDNSGNVFVDSLYVSELVEALVSSTVSGGRDDGFVDKVVGELFRLQKMDRWVVSYQNVIEVTCIQQSIRMALAGVRKVSLEELLYMTLDKYPMEARVEAFSGILGLGGLKDKSVLQYFVKVCLLNFERPLYRSKLVEALVRAVSEVALHGVSTVDNTVGVSRIIIDDGNAAMKSKRDDIARASVKGAIEILRRDFSGDEGLRETMWELLHTSLVGLHERRSIFCLCRVLFKEVDSYMAKVPVPSMPVDEYVRKKIVAKVGYPGQVTIKREGRFKIQLASRKVKVEHRPLKISLKPVRQEIVHVDPDVPTRVTFKLPSHRIAARRVEVDGTVVTIKLGRDMKSKLDSLVHRYVRIDTKRRKIEASKVPFIEGGNTSKEKERRKVYIHFGGNMGT, from the coding sequence ATGCCGTCTGCATCTAATCATGGAACACCACGAATGGTAAATACTCCACTTTCAAGGCATATAAGTACGAAGAAAGTTGTTAATTATCAGTCGTTTAGAGTTGCACATCAGAGAGTTAATATAGATATTGATTTAGCCAGTAATAGCATTGATGGGTTTACAGAATTGACGGTCATACCCACGTCGAACAAACTTAAAGTGATCAAGTTAGATTGTCGCGAGATGGAAATAAAGGatgttttaattaatggaaGCAGGTCATTGAATTATGTGCATGACGATATGCTATACATCAACGACGGTGAGGATTCCGAAGTGATGGACTTGTATTCCGATGCGATTAGTGTACATCAGCACCACTTTATACGATCAAAGTTGGACTATATCTTCAAGCACGACGAAGAGTGCAATACCCAGGAACTTAAAATTCTTTTGCCAGACAATATGAAGTTTGAGTTGACTGATATTAATTCGATACAGACCCCGGGTGGGACGGCTACGCCTCTGCATCTAAAATCCAAGGGCACAGGAAGCGAGTATTATTACACGCCAATACAGTTGAAAGTGGTTTACAAAGTCAAGAACCCGCAGAATGGAGTGAATTTTGTTACCAACGAAGACATTGAAAAGAAGTTGTGGCATGCATATACGACAAATTCCAACTACAATGTATCGACGTCGTCGTGGGTGCCATgcattgatgatttatccAGTAGATGTACATGGTCGTTGGAAGTGAATGTGCCCCGAACACTTAAGGACATTGGAAACCCGCGAATGATTGGGTCGAAAGAAGCGGTGCAGTATCAGAGAAGCAAGCGATCAGGTGATGAGAGCGATGGAGAAGAGGAAGATGGTAATTACgacattgttgttgcatGTGGAGATTTCAACAACGTCAAGGAGACGCCACACCCAATAGACATGTCGAAGAAAGTTGTTTCGTGGTCAATCTTCAATCCAGTTTGTGCTCACCATGTAGGCTGGGCTGTGGGATGCTTTGAgagttttgttgtttttacCGGGCCCAAGGAGGAAGATGAGGAGGATACGGAATTGAGAGGTGACGATGTGAATAATGCAGTGACGATTTATTCACACCCAGAGGATGTTGAGTGGGCGAAAAACACTACCGTAATCACCAACAAGGCGATGGATTTCTTTCTGAAAGAGTATGGGTCGTTCCCGTTTAGTTCTTATGCAATAGTGTTTGTGCGGTACCTGGTGTGCCAAACCAGTAATTTTGCTGGGCTTTCGGTGATGTCGTCCAAGTTGTTGTACCCACCGAACATGATTGAGCCCATGTTTAGTGTGACTGATGTGATATTGAAGAGTATAGCCACGCAGTGGGCTGGTATCAATATATCACCGCAAACATTCAACGATATGTGGTGTACAATTGGTATTGCAGGGTTTATGGCGATTTCGTTTATCAAAAAGTTGATGGGAGCTAACGAGTTTCGGTATAGGCTTCGCAAACAAATGGATAAAGTGGTGGCAGAGGATGTGGGAAGACATGCAATTGCCACCCCAAAATTGAAGTACCCTGTTTGTGAAGTGGATATGGAGTTTGTGTGGTTGAAATCGCCTATTGTGTTGTTTATTCTTGACAATAGGATGACAAAGACTGACAAGTCGTTTGGATTGTCGCGGGTTTTGCCAAAGCTATTTCTTCAGGCAATGTCAGGAAGCTTGCCAAATGGAACGTTGAGTACCGAGCATTTCCGCTACGTGTGTGAAAAAGTGAATCGAAACAAGTTGGATGGGTTTTTCAAGCAGTGGGTGTTTGGCGCTGGTGCGCCTATTTTCCGAATCAGCCAAAGGTTTAACAAGAAGAAGGGGATGATTGAGATGAACATTCGCCAGGTGCAGCATTATGAGAGGAAGCCTAGGAAATTGGATAGTTGCGgttttattgatgatgcGATTGCCTATTTGGATGAGGAGACGGTGCCCCCGCAACAACATGTGTTTACTGGACCAATGACAATAAGAGTGCATGAGTCTGATGGGTCGCCGTATGAACATATTGTTGAGTTGAAAGAGGCCAACACAAAGTTGGATATTCAATACAATTCGAAGTTTAGAAAGATTAAGAAGAAGGATGAAGGTGTTGATCCTGGTATTgcatttaatcaatttggtGATGTGTTGGTTTCGGCTGCAGAGATGCAAGAGTGGAATTTGCGTGATTGGGATAAACGAGATGAGGAGTCCTTGAGCAGTGAGCCATTTGAATGGATAAGGGGCGATGTGGATTTTGAATGGATTGCACGAATAGATATCAAACAGCCAGATTTCATGTTTGGATCGCAGTTGGTGTATGATCGAGACATTGAAGCACAGCTAGAGGCTGTGAGGTATTTTGGTGAGTTGGAAAAGACTAATGTTACGTACTGTACGGCGTTGACGCGGACGTTGATGGATGAGCGGTACTTTTATGGGGTTCGGATTGCTGCTGCCCAAGCTTTAGCTGATTGCTGTAGTGAGGcaaacaattttattggtttaGAGTACTTGCTCAAGGCCTTTGGTGAGTTGTATTGTTTTGACGGGAGCTTTATACCGAAATCAAACGATTTTAGTGATTTTCGGGGGTTTATGTTGCAACGGGCGTTTCCCAAGATATTGTGTGGCATCAAAGATAATGATGGGAGAGTTCCGAAACGGGTCCAGGAGTTGTTGCTTAATCTAGTGAAGTATAATGACAATTCGGGGAACGTGTTTGTTGATAGTTTGTATGTGAGCGAGTTGGTTGAGGCGTTGGTTAGCAGTACTGTGAGTGGGGGGAGAGACGATGGGTTTGTGGATAAAGTGGTGGGTGAGCTTTTTCGGCTTCAGAAGATGGATCGGTGGGTGGTGTCGTACCAGAACGTTATTGAGGTGACGTGCATACAACAGAGTATTAGGATGGCGTTGGCTGGTGTAAGGAAGGTGTCGCTTGAGGAATTGTTGTATATGACATTGGATAAGTACCCCATGGAGGCGCGGGTGGAGGCGTTTAGCGGGATTTTGGGGTTGGGTGGGTTAAAGGATAAGAGTGTGCTACAGTACTTTGTTAAggtttgtttgttgaacTTTGAACGTCCGTTGTATAGGAGCAAGTTGGTGGAGGCGTTGGTTAGGGCCGTGTCGGAAGTTGCACTTCACGGGGTGTCGACTGTTGATAATACGGTTGGTGTCTCCcgtattattattgatgatggtaATGCCGCAATGAAATCAAAGAGAGACGATATAGCTCGGGCGAGTGTGAAGGGGgcaattgaaatattgCGACGCGACTTTTCGGGTGACGAAGGGTTGCGAGAAACGATGTGGGAATTGCTTCATACGTCATTGGTTGGATTGCATGAGCGTCGCAGTATCTTTTGTTTGTGTCGGGTATTGTTTAAAGAGGTTGATTCGTATATGGCTAAGGTACCGGTTCCAAGCATGCCAGTTGATGAATACGTTCGGAAAAAGATTGTCGCTAAAGTAGGATATCCGGGACAAGTAACGATTAAACGAGAAGGAAGATTCAAGATACAGTTGGCTAGTCGGAAAGTCAAAGTGGAGCACAGGCCATTGAAGATATCACTAAAGCCGGTTAGGCAGGAGATTGTGCATGTTGATCCGGATGTTCCTACAAGGGTTACATTTAAGTTGCCCAGCCATAGGATAGCCGCGAGAAGAGTGGAGGTGGATGGAACGGTAGTGACTATTAAACTTGGACGTGatatgaaatcaaaattagaTTCGTTAGTTCATCGGTATGTGAGGATAGATACAAAGAGGAGAAAGATAGAGGCATCAAAGGTTCCATTTATTGAGGGGGGTAACACTTCCAAGGAGAAAGAGAGACGAAAAgtttatattcattttgGTGGAAATATGGGTACGTAG
- a CDS encoding tRNA(Ile)-lysidine synthase, putative (Similar to S. pombe SPAC12B10.08c) produces the protein MAIGNVVFRKSLDKLLGGTVPKKVAVALSGGPDSMLLTWLLSQCQFEIYAITIDHKYRTESSREALAVHERVKNWNLNHIIKSLDYPAGVDPTKLNNFEEVAREKRYEAMAQVCYEKEIPVLFLGHHRDDQLETFIQRLQGNSSIFGLAGTHKVSPLPISRDLSPESTLFNQASQVRILRPFWDYDKQDILETCQLNNIAYVTDPTNKDVSLTRRNYLRHLINDVIPAKNNQSRSPYLLIRKSELIDSHRKCLEFATMLENKAMALSNSLQRNGLIREYPGLGSLWVKLPRQCLDHTNGIVTSRFLYRILHPYSTLKHYHWAYAKLERQLIPRITSFLDQGESGTFKLTMMNLVFEVTNNTSSEYVPIHIYRCPITTKDWPAVQEVLTMGEWKLFDSRFWLRATSNTYRGQLSVISYIHKRHKRLLHGNLDASKSFDTLPAVKSSCGTIIAFPTVGVTSSDHDIDYEWVLKKNRFSYCK, from the coding sequence ATGGCTATAGGTAATGTGGTATTTCGGAAGTCGCTTGACAAGTTGTTAGGTGGAACAGTACCGAAAAAGGTAGCTGTTGCGTTGTCGGGTGGTCCAGACTCCATGCTTTTGACGTGGCTATTGCTGCAGTGTCAATTCGAGATATATGCCATCACCATCGACCATAAATACCGGACCGAATCTAGTCGAGAAGCTTTGGCAGTGCATGAACGagtgaaaaattggaatttaaACCATATCATCAAGTCGTTAGACTATCCAGCTGGGGTGGATCCTACAAAACTAAACAACTTTGAAGAAGTTGCTAGAGAAAAGAGATATGAGGCAATGGCACAGGTTTGTTACGAGAAGGAGATTCCAGTGCTATTTTTGGGCCATCACAGAGACGACCAGCTAGAGACGTTTATTCAAAGACTACAGGGAAACTCATCCATTTTCGGATTAGCAGGAACGCACAAGGTATCGCCGTTGCCCATTAGCAGAGACTTGAGTCCTGAATCAACTCTTTTCAACCAAGCCAGTCAAGTCCGGATCTTACGGCCATTTTGGGATTACGATAAACAAGACATTCTTGAAACATGTCAACTCAACAATATTGCATATGTGACAGATCCTACAAACAAGGATGTGAGCTTGACCAGGAGGAATTATTTACGGCATTTGATAAACGACGTTATACCTGCAAAAAACAACCAAAGTCGTTCGCCGTATTTGCTAATACGTAAAAGCGAGTTGATTGATCTGCATAGAAAGTGTTTAGAGTTTGCAACAATGCTTGAAAACAAGGCCATGGCGTTGTCTAACAGCTTGCAGAGGAATGGCCTAATTAGAGAGTATCCTGGGCTAGGATCGTTGTGGGTGAAACTCCCACGGCAATGTTTAGACCACACAAATGGGATTGTTACGAGTCGATTTCTCTATAGGATTCTACACCCGTATTCCACATTGAAACACTATCACTGGGCGTATGCAAAACTAGAAAGACAGTTGATACCAAGAATTACTAGTTTTCTCGACCAAGGCGAGTCGGGCACATTTAAATTGACAATGATGAATTTAGTGTTTGAGGTTACAAACAACACTCTGTCGGAATATGTTCCTATTCACATATACAGGTGTCCGATAACAACAAAGGATTGGCCTGCCGTTCAGGAAGTGCTAACCATGGGCGAGTGGAAATTGTTTGATAGTAGGTTTTGGTTAAGAGCGACATCAAACACCTATCGCGGTCAGCTTTCAGTTATTCTGTATATCCATAAAAGACACAAGCGCCTCTTACACGGCAACCTTGATGCGAGCAAGTCTTTTGATACACTTCCAGCGGTAAAATCCAGCTGTGGGACGATTATAGCCTTTCCAACCGTAGGAGTTACGTCTTCAGACCATGATATAGACTACGAATGGGttctcaaaaaaaatagattCTCTTACTGCAAATAG